A genome region from Deltaproteobacteria bacterium includes the following:
- a CDS encoding glutamate synthase subunit beta, translated as MSDPFGFLKYQRQDLKYRSKEERLRDWNEVAHSKVAYDEIGQQARRCMDCGVPFCQSETGCPVDNLIPEWTKLVTENRWEEAFHRLHRTNNFPEFTGSLCPAPCESACVLGLNSDPVAIKNIEWSIIDRGFQEGWVRPQINSKKTGFKVAIVGSGPAGLAAAQELARKGHQVTVFEKNAQAGGLLRYGIPDFKFEKWRLDRRLKQLREEGVEFRTSAEVGKDFSFKDLQNDFHAVGLALGAEKPRDLVIPGRELQGIYLAMDYLTDQNKLIANEISELKYSAQDKDVVIIGGGDTGSDCVGTALRQGARSVTQLEIMPRPPSERSSETPWPHWPLKLRTSHAHEEGGSRCWSVLTTRFEGDGNNVQRLVAEKVEYKNGKFEKVASEPELILKTDLVILALGFTGANLDGITSRSLDFTGGKIQTQGLGQTAMEGVFAAGDVSRGASLIVWAIAEGRKMAAGIDKYLVNKFG; from the coding sequence ATGTCTGATCCATTTGGTTTCTTAAAGTACCAACGTCAAGATTTAAAGTACAGATCTAAAGAAGAGAGGCTAAGGGATTGGAATGAAGTAGCTCATTCCAAAGTGGCTTATGACGAGATCGGGCAGCAGGCCAGAAGATGCATGGATTGTGGAGTTCCCTTTTGTCAAAGCGAAACGGGTTGCCCCGTAGATAATTTAATTCCTGAGTGGACAAAACTGGTAACAGAAAATCGTTGGGAAGAAGCTTTTCATCGTTTGCACCGAACAAATAATTTTCCAGAATTTACCGGCAGTCTTTGTCCCGCTCCTTGTGAGTCCGCCTGTGTTCTGGGTTTGAATTCAGATCCTGTGGCTATCAAAAATATTGAATGGAGTATTATTGACCGTGGATTTCAAGAGGGTTGGGTTCGTCCCCAGATAAATTCAAAAAAAACGGGGTTTAAGGTAGCCATTGTGGGCTCTGGACCTGCGGGTCTGGCAGCGGCTCAGGAATTAGCTCGCAAAGGACACCAGGTCACCGTGTTTGAAAAAAATGCTCAGGCCGGAGGTCTTCTTCGGTATGGTATTCCTGATTTTAAATTCGAGAAATGGCGTTTGGATCGTCGATTAAAACAACTACGTGAAGAAGGCGTGGAATTTAGAACCTCCGCCGAGGTAGGGAAGGATTTTTCATTTAAGGATTTACAAAATGACTTCCATGCCGTGGGTCTGGCACTGGGAGCAGAAAAGCCAAGGGATCTAGTGATTCCAGGTCGGGAGCTCCAAGGGATTTATTTGGCCATGGATTATTTAACGGATCAAAATAAACTGATTGCAAATGAAATTTCTGAATTAAAATATTCGGCTCAGGATAAAGATGTGGTGATTATTGGAGGCGGGGATACGGGTTCAGATTGTGTAGGGACAGCACTGAGACAAGGAGCCAGATCAGTGACTCAACTAGAGATCATGCCGAGACCTCCGAGTGAACGATCATCTGAAACACCATGGCCTCACTGGCCACTAAAATTACGGACCTCCCATGCCCATGAGGAAGGGGGCTCCAGATGTTGGAGTGTTTTGACCACTCGTTTTGAGGGCGATGGCAACAATGTCCAACGCCTTGTCGCTGAAAAAGTAGAATACAAAAATGGAAAATTTGAGAAAGTCGCCTCAGAGCCAGAGCTGATTTTGAAAACAGATCTAGTCATTTTGGCACTAGGCTTTACGGGAGCGAATTTAGATGGGATTACTTCTCGATCTCTTGACTTCACCGGTGGTAAGATTCAAACGCAGGGTTTGGGACAAACAGCGATGGAAGGAGTCTTTGCTGCTGGAGATGTTTCCAGAGGTGCTTCGCTGATCGTGTGGGCCATCGCCGAAGGTCGCAAAATG